ATTATGGGAACTCGAATTTGAGAAAGAAGATTTAGGGCTTTAAATCAGAGTTATCGGCACAGACTATACTGGTCAGGACCTACTGGTTACTATGAGATTGCTAAAACCTCAAAATAGGAGATAAAAAAGGAATGAATTTTGTATTCGTTTTCCTGCTGTTTGAGATATAAATCTTAATTAACTTGTTCGGTAGTactatttttaattttgcttAGAATTTAAACAGCAAGATTCTTCCATTTCCCCTCTCTTAACTACATGTTTCTGATTCTACATGGTTCCACTCTGCTAGGACCTCAAACCCATCGTTTTCTTTAAAATTGATCTATCTACTCGTCCCAAAATGACAAATCCTTTCCCTATTGGTTTTGTTGGTATCAAACATCTAAACACTCCCCCAACCGCATTATGGTTTAGTTGACCAGTTCATCCGAATATTAAAAATGTTGGCACTAACGTTCAAAAAGAATGTAAAGTGGTTGGCACTTGGTATAAACTATTACTGGGTAATGGAATAGTTTTATCACATGAATAATCAACTCTTATGGAAGCACTTTTGAAGTATGAAATGAGAGCACAGTAACATGTCTCATCTTTTTACCTCCTTTGTTAATGATTAAGGGCATAATCTGAATTATCTTTCTTGATTTTCAGGACCTACATTTTTTTTACGTGCTTCCATTGCCTTGAATGATGACAAAATCCAACACATCGGAATTCTATCATGCAATTATGAAACAAATTGAATCACAGAATAAGATAACACTAAACACCAAAGAAAAGAGCAAAacaagatgtttaaaaacatagAGAAGAAAGTCCTAATTCTGAACTGCTCTAGCCTTAAACCTATATTATACACCGGAGAATATCAAAGATAACACGATTTAAGCATTGGGTTGAACGTAATTTGCTTTATTAGCATTGGAACGACGAATGTTTAGCACGTAATAAACACCCATTGCCAAAAGCACCGCAAATGCCAAACCGAAAACAAGGCCTACGATTCCACCGGCTCCAAGTTGATGCCCGGATTCTTTCTGTGTTGATACCTTGCTTTCAAGTGCTGTAGTACCATCGTCCATTTGAGCTGCAATAGGCAATGGGGAGCAACTGGAAGCTGCACAAGGGTTTTTGGTGTCTGGCACTTGGGCTTTGGGATGGAAGAATTCATAGGCCGAGGGCGAGAAGGCCACGGGATTCTCGTAAGCAATGCCGTGGGGAGCTCTTCCTTCACCATTAGCAATACTCAAAAGAGCTAGACAAGATACGTGAAGCAAGAAAGAAAGTAATGGACTCATCTTTTTCACTCTTTTGGTGGTATTTTGATTGAGTTCAAACTTTGTGTCCCTTTACAATGGCTTATATAAGGCCTTTTAAAGTGGTTGGTGGTGGTGGTGTTGCTTGACATTTAATATTTGGTAATATAAATGATGGTTCAAAAGGTGCATgccattcatataaaaaaaaaagaaaaaagacttTTTTAAGTTActactttttttttcatcttcagCTTTTTCTTTATGTTCACCCTTTAAGAAAGTGTGTGCTCATTGAGTCATTGTTATTGTCCGAGTAGAGATCAATTCTTCATAAAgtgtccaaaattttaaattttatcttattatcgTACCACACAGCTAATGAAAAAAAGTTTGTACAACTACTACATAATCCTTTTTTTGTCCCCTTttgatacaaaaaaaaatcaaaataaaagatgaaattataaacacTTAAGCTCGGCTTGAAcgtattgaataaattaattgaaataaattttgggtTCCTTTGCCTCTTTTCAATGTCTTAATCTTCGTTGACTTACTATTGTGCTTGTCTTTCCATATACTTGCTCCCAAAGCCAAGTTTCTACCTTTAAGGCTGCCTTCTCAAACACTTCTTTTAGAGTAAAATTTGAGAACAAAAGCCATTATAATAACTTAATTACATAATCCATTATGCACCCACATGCATTTCAAATGAGGAGAAAATCATAGGCTTATCTCAAAGTTTACatgaaattattaaatcatttttaataagaaaaaaacacACAAACTGGCTCAGTAACAATGTTCTGATGATATTCTTATCATAcatgaaagaaaaagtaaagggaaGCATGGGATTTGCGTAGCTTGAACGATTAGCAAAGGGCCTaaaaaacacacatatatattttttatgtatgtaATTATAGTGGCTTGCCTGTGTCACCAGCCTTCACCATTATTGCAAGAGGGGATAAGCATGccttatttaaatatatatatatcataaatgtAAAAATTGGATATAGTAATAATTTGTATAATACATTTTGAGAAATTGTTTTTAAACCTAAATCCAATGCGGTCTTAACTCCCCTGTACATAGTAGTATTTTAAATCATGCGAGTTTTGATGCTTTATTTATATCTCTTATATACTGGTGTTTTCATTTGCAGTGGTCCCTTCCAACATTTCCACAAGATTCTTGTTTTGGAACGAGTGGGGTTTTAGGGAGCAATGCACCTCTCTTCTACTCTACTCACATGATTTACTCACATGTATTTAAGATTTCCCTCTGCAAATGGATCATAAAGCCTAATAAGCAAAAGCCCTTCTATCTGTGGAGGCCCATGTAAATATGTTTATGGTTATGGGTAAATTACAGCCCTGTATTAAACtgtaaatcttttttattttatctctaatgttataaaaattgtttatttatttaatccttAAGTATCTTACAAAATgctgttgtaattttttttaatctcacTTGATTTTTTTTACCCGAACACGCCAGGTGGCTTAAATATTTCCACCGATTCTTTTCCCACCTAAATCCAAAATTAGTGACATTTCCACCAAGTTAAAattgattgagttttaatttaattagtgtgAATATTGTTGCTAATGTAAGAGGATATGGGTTTGAGTGTACTGAAGTACATTATCTTTTTATGGGTTAATGAGGGGCTATAAGTAGTTttaaatattgtgtcaaaaacaacaaatattatcaaaactaataataaaattattttaaaaaataattgggTTTG
The genomic region above belongs to Gossypium hirsutum isolate 1008001.06 chromosome D05, Gossypium_hirsutum_v2.1, whole genome shotgun sequence and contains:
- the LOC107906223 gene encoding uncharacterized protein, with the protein product MSPLLSFLLHVSCLALLSIANGEGRAPHGIAYENPVAFSPSAYEFFHPKAQVPDTKNPCAASSCSPLPIAAQMDDGTTALESKVSTQKESGHQLGAGGIVGLVFGLAFAVLLAMGVYYVLNIRRSNANKANYVQPNA